AGCGTTTCCGGAAGGCCGGGGCGAGGCGCAGGGATGCGCCGAGAGGGTATAGCCTGCAGGGATGCAGGCTGGTGCCCGACCCGAAAGCCTGAAGGAATAAGCTGAGGGCACCGCGAAGCGGCGATTTTCTTGCCGGGAGCCCGGGTAGCCAGGGTGGTGGCGATTGAGCCACCCTGGCACGTTCACAGGTTCAGGATTAACAGAGAAGCAAGAAACGTAAGGTGAACGGAACTACCACCAGTGCCACATGCATCCGCAAAAACCATGTAGGCCCGGTAAGCGCAGCGCCACCGGGCAGGGTTTTACCCTGAGATCTGCTCCATCGCCTGCAAAATACGCTTATCGGAGATCGGATACGGCGTCCCAAGCTGCTGTGCAAAGAAGCTGACGCGCAGCTCTTCGATCATCCAGCGGATCTCCTGGACGTCTTCGTCATCGCGGCGGGCTGGCGGGAGCTTGTTCAGCCACTGCTGCCAGCGCTGCTGCACCGCTTCCACCTTCAGCATCTGCGCCCGGTCGCGGTGCGGATCGATCGCCATCTTCTCCAGACGCTTTTCAATCGCCTGTAAATAGCGCAACGTATCGCCTAAACGCCTGTAGCCGTTGCCGGTGACAAACCCGCGATAGACCAGCCCCGCCATCTGCGCTTTCACGTCCGACAGCCCCAGCGCCATGGTCATATCCACCCGCCCTTTCAGACGCTTGTTAATATTGAACACCGCAGTCAGGATCTGCTCGACCTGCTTCGCAATGTTGACCACCGTCTCGTTGAGTTCGGCGCGCACCATATCGTGCAGCTTCGCAAAGCCCTCTTCCGTCCACACCGGGCCGCCCGCAGCGTGGATAAGCTGATCCACGCCGCAGGAGATGCAGTCGTCGATCAGATCCAGCACCTTGCCGTACGGGTTAAAGTAAAGCCCCAGCTTGGCTTTGTTCGGCAGCTTCTCATGCAGATACTTGATCGGCGATGGGATGTTTAACAGCAGCAAACGGCGCAGCCCGCGCCACATCGCCTGCTGCTGCTCCTGCGGATTATCAAACAGCTTGATCGCCACGCTGTCGCGCTCGTCCACCAGCGCTGGCCAGGCTTTCACCTTGTAATTGCCGCGCTTCTGCTCGTAGCTTTCCGGCAGCTGACCAAAGCTCCAGATATGCAGCCCGCTCTGCTCGATACCGTCGTCGGCCACGGCAGACAGGGTCTCCTGTACTTTGCCTTTCAACGCCTCTTTCAGATCGGTGAGGGAGCGGCCTTCCTGCAGCTTTTTGTTTTTGTCGTCCACCACCCGGAAGCTGATTTTAAGGTGATCGGGCACCTGATCCCAGTGCCAGTCTTCCCGGTCGATGGTGACGCCCGTCATGCGACGCAGCTCGCGCTCCAGCGAATCCAGCAGCGGCAGCTCCAGCGGCGTGGCGCGCCCCAGGAACGCCTCGGCATAGTTCGGCGCAGGCACAAAGTTACGCCGCACCGGTTTGGGCAGCGATTTAATCAGGGCGATAATCAGCTCGCGGCGCAGGCCGGGAATTTGCCACTCAAAGCCGCTCTCCTCCACCTGGTTGAGCAGCGGCAGCGGGATGTGAACGGTGACGCCGTCGGCATCGGTCCCCGGCTCAAACTGGTAGCTCAGGCGCAGCTTGAGGTTGCCCTGATGCCAGAAGTTCGGGTAATCCAGCTTGCTGACCTGTTCCGCCCCCTCTTTAATCAACATGCTCTTTTCAAAGTTGAGCAGGTCCGGGGTCTCGCGGCTGACCTTTTTCCACCAGCTGTCGAAGTGGCGCGCAGAAACCACGTCGTGGCTGATGCGCTGGTCATAAAACTCAAACAGCGTCTCGTCATCCACCAGGATATCGCGACGGCGGGTTTTGTGTTCCAGCTCCTCCACTTCGCTGCGCAGCTTCAGGTTTTCGCGGAAGAAGGCGTGACGGGTCTGCCAGTCGCCCTCCACCAGCGCGTGGCGGATAAACAGTTCACGCGACAGGGCCGGATCGATCTGGCTGTAGTTGACCTTACGCGCGGCCACCACCGGCAGGCCGTAAACGGTGACCTTCTCGGTCGCCATCACCGCCCCCTGCGCCCGCTCCCAGTGCGGTTCACTGTACGAGCGTTTCAGCAGGTGCTGCGCTACCGGCTCGACCCACTCCGGGTCGATGCGCGCGGCAATGCGCCCCCACAGGCGGCTGGTCTCCACCAGCTCGGCCACCATCGTCCACTTCGGCGGCTTCTTGAATAGACCTGAGCCCGGGAAGATAGAGAACCGGGCGTTACGCGCCCCGGTGAACTCCTGCTTGTCGGCATCTTTCATACCGATATGCGACAGCAGACCGGTCAGCAGCGCGATATGAATTTCGCGGTACTCCGCCGGCTCGCTGTTCACCGGAATGCCAAGCTCCTTCACCACCTGGCGCAGCTGGGTGTAGATGTCCTGCCACTCGCGCACCCGCAGATAGTTGAGGAAATCCAGCTTGCACTGACGGCGGAACTGGTTCGACGACAGCGCTTTCTGCTGTTCGCCGATATAGTTCCACAGGTTCACAAAGGCGAGGAAATCGGACTCTTTGTCGTGGAAGCGGCGGTGCTTCTCGTCCGACGCCTGCTGCTTGTCCATCGGACGCTCGCGCGGATCCTGAATGGAGAGCGCCGAGGTGATGATCATCGCCTCGCGCACGCAGCCGTGTTTTTGCGCCTCCAGCACCATACGCGCCAGACGCGGGTCCACCGGCAGCTGGCTGAGCTGGCGGCCCATTGGCGTCAGCTTGTAAACGGTGGCCTGCTCGTCGGTGGTGATCGCCCCCAGCTCTTCCAGCAGGCGTACGCCGTCCTGGATATTGCGCTTGTCCGGCGCTTCCACAAACGGGAAGGCGGCGATGTCGCCGAGCCCAAGGGCAGTCATCTGCAGAATGACCGATGCCAGGTTGGTACGCAGAATTTCCGGGTCGGTAAACTCAGGACGCGACAGGAAATCGTCTTCCGAATAGAGACGAATACAGATCCCTTCCGAGACGCGTCCGCAGCGGCCTTTACGCTGGTTGGCCGAGGCCTGGGATACCGGCTCAATCGGCAGGCGCTGCACCTTGGTGCGGTAGCTGTAGCGGCTGATGCGCGCCGTGCCGGGATCAATCACATATTTAATGCCCGGTACGGTAAGGGAGGTTTCCGCCACGTTGGTCGCCAGCACGATGCGGCGGCCGCTGTGGGACTGGAACACCCGATTCTGCTCGCTGTTGGAGAGACGCGCGTACAGCGGCAGGATCTCGGTATGGCGCAGGTCGCGCTTGCTGAGCGCGTCGGCAGTATCGCGGATTTCGCGCTCTCCGCTCATAAAGATCAGAATATCGCCCGGGCTTTCATTCCCCAGCTCATCCACCGCGTCGAAAATGGCCTGCAGCTGATCGCGCTCGGTGTCGTCGGCGTCCTCCACCATCGGGCGGTAACGCACTTCAACGGGCCAGGTACGACCGGAGACTTCGATAATCGGCGCGTTGTTGAAATGGCGCGAAAAACGTTCCGGATCGATGGTCGCCGAGGTGATGATCACTTTCAGATCCGGACGACGCGGCAGCAGCTCGCGCAGGTAGCCCAGCAGGAAGTCGATGTTCAGGCTGCGCTCGTGGGCTTCATCGATGATGATGGTGTCGTACTGCATCAGCATCCGGTCCTGCTGGATCTCCGCCAGCAGGATCCCGTCGGTCATCAGCTTGACCATGGTGTTGTCGCTGACGTGATCGCTGAAGCGCACCTTGTAGCCGATGCAGCCGCCCGGCTCGGTTTGCAGCTCTTCGGCAATTCGGTTTGCCACGGTCCGCGCCGCCAGACGACGCGGCTGGGTGTGGCCGATCAGCCCCTTCAGCCCACGCCCCAGCTCCATACAGATTTTTGGCAGCTGGGTGGTTTTACCGGAGCCGGTCTCCCCCGCCACAATCACCACCTGGTGATCGCGCACGGCTTCGAGGATCTCCTGCTTTTTCTGGCTGACGGGCAGGTTTTCCGGATAGACGATCGCCGGGCGCGCCGCTTCGCGCAGCACGACCTTACCTGCCGCCTGTTCAATCTCTTTCGCCATCTCCTGGAAAATGGCCTGTTGTGCATCAGGATTTTTAACCTTCTTAACCCCGTGCACACGGCGGGCAAAGCGCTGTTTGTCACGCAGCATCAGCGTATCAAGCTGTTGCATAAGCATCGGGAAGGTTAATTTCTGTTGTTCTGTCATAGCGTTAACGGGCAGTGCACTGCCGGATAAAATCTCTTTTTAATGATTGATATAGAGTACCACATTGACGGTTTTTGCGCCTTATTCAAAAATTTCGAACATAGGCTTCGATATATTGCGCTATCCCTGCGACAGGATTGTGAATAGAGTGTCATCAAGCAACGGGGTAACCCCCCTCATCAAATACAACAAAGGAATCACCCATGAGCAAAGTATTAGTTCTTAAATCCAGTATTCTGGCAGGGTACTCTCAGTCTGGTCAGCTGTCTGATTATTTCGTTGAACAGTGGCGTGAACAGCACAGCGCTGACGAAATCACCGTCCGCGATCTGGCCGCTCAACCGGTACCGGTACTGGATGGCGAACTGGTTGGCGCGCTGCGTCCGAGCGATGCTCCACTGACCCCACGTCAGCAGGAAGCGCTGGCGCTCTCTGATGAACTGATTGCCGAGCTGAAAGCGCACGACGTGATCGTGATTAACGCGCCGATGTATAACTTCAACATCCCGACGCAGCTGAAAAACTACTTCGACCTGGTGGCGCGTGCAGGCGTAACCTTCCGCTACACCGAGAAAGGACCAGAAGGTCTGGTGACCGGTAAACGTGCGATTGTGCTGTCAAGCCGTGGCGGTATTCACAAAGATACCCCAACCGACCTGGTTGCCCCGTATCTGTCCCTCTTCCTGGGCTTCATCGGTATCACCGACGTGAATTTCGTGTTTGCTGAAGGTATTGCTTACGGTCCGGAAGTGGCGACGAAAGCCCAGACCGACGCCAAAGCCGCTATCGACAGCCTGGTTGCTGCATAAGATTTCCCACTCCCACCGCCCGGTGGGAGTTTTTTTATTTCCCCTGCCGTCCCCTGCATTTACGAGACGCCTCGTAGAATTAGCGCTGTAATCTGCGCATCTTCAAAGAAATCCTTATTATGCCGGCGGGTGCTTGAGGCTGTTCAACCTCAGGCAAACTTGCCGTAGGCTGGACAGTAAAAAGCCCCAGGAGATTTTTCAATCCACCTGGGGCTACCATCCAAACCCTAGCAAGTTGGATGTTAGCCCCTTCTGAGCAAGGAGGCAATGACATGCTGACAAAGTACGCCCTTGTGGCAATTGTGGTGCTGTGCTGCACAGTGCTGGGATTTACGCTTCTTGTACGCGAAACCTTATGTGAGTTGAGCGTAAAAGAACGTGGTATGGAGTTTAAAGCTGTTCTCGCTTACGAATCGAAGAAGTAGCTAAAACGCGGGGAGCAATCCCCGCGTATCCCACAAGCAGGCGGATCTCAATGCACCTTTTAGCCCTCTCGAATGAGAGGGCTAACTCTTAGCTGGCCGATTTCGGCCGCAGGTTTTCGTCAAACACCAGCCGCTTACGATCCGGCTCCGCCTCATGCAGCGGTTCGACCTGATGCATCGTCTGTTTACAGCGATCCACCAGAGTCTGATATTCGCGGGTGCCCTGCTTTTTCCTGCTCGCTGAGCACGCGGATGGCTTTGGCCGGGCTGCCGATAATCAGATAGTCGGCAGGCATTTCCGCCTTCGCTTTCACAAAGGCCGCCGCGCCGACAATGCTGTTTTCACCAATCACTGCTCCGTCCATGATCACCGCGTTCATCCCTACCAGCGCGTTACGGCGGATCACGCAGCCGTGCAGAATGGCACCGTGCCCGATATGCCCCTCCTCTTCCACCACCGTGTCCTGCTCGGGGAAGCCGTGCATGATGCAGTTATCCTGAATGTTGGCCCCGTCTTTGACGACGATCCGCCCGAAATCGCCGCGCAGGCTGGCGTTAGGCCCGACATAAACCCCCTTGCCGAGGATCACGTCGCCAATCAGCACCGCCGTCGGGTGGACATAACTCTCTTGTGGCACAACCGGTGTCAGACCATCGATTTGATATACAGGCACATAACCTCCGTTACGCGGGCGTCAGGCCACCGAAGCGCTGCCAGTAAGAGGTGCCCGGCGACGGCAGTTCGCCGACCGAGGTTTCCCCTTTCTCACTGACAAACGCCAGCGCCCCTGGCGCCACGCGCTGATAAATGTTGATGCACAGCTGGCGGGCCGTCTGGCCTGCCCAGTGTGACGGGAGTAACTCTTCCGGCAGGAGCGGATCCTTGAGCACCACCCGGCGATAAAAGTGGATCAGCAGCAGCTGGATCTGGAAGCAGCGCTCCGGCGTCAGCTCCTCCGGCGTGGCCTCGCGCAGCAGGGGCAGCACCGGACGGAACGAGTCGATAAAGGTTTCATACATCAGGTTTTGCTCGCTGAGTTGCCAGCACTCCTCCACCCGGGCGCGCAGCGCGGCGCGGGAGAGCGCCAGCGGCGAGTGGGCTTCAAAGCAGATCACGTTGTCCGCCACGCCCGCTTCATGCAGCAGCGTCTGTACATCCGCCAGCTGTTGCGACGGCGACGCCATCAGGCTCGGTGCCAGGGTGCCAAATCCCTGCCAGATCAGCTGCTTTTTCACATCCGCCAGGGTGGCTTTGTCCATCCCTTCGGAGAGCAGCAGCAGCCACTTGCCATCCCAGGCCGGAAGCTCGGCGCGGTAAATTTTGGTCTCGGCCCGGCGGGTTAAGCGCAGCCCTTTGTCGCTCAGCCGGTAGAAGCTGCGTCGACCGATGCGGACCACATCCAGCCAGCCCTCCTTGTTAAGACGGAACAGCGCGGTACGCACAAAGCGTTCGCCGAATCCCATCCCCTCCAGCAGGGCCGCCAGGCTTCCCAGCCAGACTTCACCCCCGCGATGGGACAGGGCATCACCGTACAAAGATGAGATCAGCGATGTGCCGCTGACGGGAACGGAGCTGACCGCGTGCTGGATAAAGGCGTCGAGTTTACTCATCTGATTCATTCTGTTGTGATTATTTTGTCGGATGAATCATAGCATAGCCCCGCAAGCCTGGCCCTCCCCAATACGGAGAGGGCCAGCAGGTCAGGATCAGCCGTTGGCGGCAGCCTTGCGCAGGTCGAAGACGCGGCAGGCTTTGCCCTCGGAACGCGGGATGCTGCCGCAGTTCACAATGGTCACGTCGGTGGAGATCCCCACCATTGATTTAATGCGGTGGCGCAGCTGGTGGCAGACGTTGCAGCGCTGCTCGTGGGTCAGCGTCAGGCTGCTCTCTTTCAGCTCCACTTTCACGGAAAGCGAATCAAGATGACCGCGACGGTTCACCTCAAGCTGGTAATGCGGCGACAGGTGTTCAAACTTGACGATCTCCTCTTCCAGCTGGGACGGGAAGACGTTCACGCCGCGGATAATCAGCATATCGTCGCTGCGACCGCTGATGCGATCCATGCGGCGCATGGTGCGGGCGGTGCCCGGCAGCAGGCGGGTCAGGTCGCGGGTGCGGTAGCGGATCACCGGCAGCGCCTCTTTGGTCAGGGTGGTGAACAGCAGTTCGCCCTGCTCACCGTCCGCCAGCGGGGTGCCGTCGTTCGGGTTGACGATCTCCGGGTAGAAGTGATCTTCCCAGATAGTCGGGCCGTCGGCGGTTTCGATGCACTCCATCGCCACGCCCGGGCCCATTACTTCCGACAGGCCGTAAATGTCCAGAGCGGTAATGCCGAGGCGTTTTTCGATTTCGCGGCGCATCGCCAGAGTCCAGGGTTCAGCACCAAATACGCCGACGCGCAGGGAGCATTTGCTGGCATCGCCGCCCATCTGGCGCTCAAGCTCTTCGATCAGGTTAAGGCAATAGGATGGCGTCACCATGATCATGTCCGGCTGGAAATCACGGATCAGCTGGGCCTGCTTCTCGGTCTGGCCGCCGGACATCGGGATCACCGTTGCCCCCAGGCGCTCGGCACCGTAGTGCGCACCCAGACCGCCGGTGAACAGGCCGTAGCCGTAGGCAACGTGAATTTTGTCCTTCGCGCTGCCGCCCGCGGCGCGTAGGGAGCGGGCCACAATGTTGGCCCAGTTATCAATGTCGTTTTGCGTGTAGCCGACCACGGTCGGTTTACCGGTAGTACCGGAGGAAGCGTGGATACGCACCACCTGCTCCATCGGCACCGCGAAGGTATCAAACGGATAGTTGTCGCGCAGATCCTGCTTGGTGGTACACGGGAACTTGCGGATATCCGCTAACTCTTTGAAATCGTCAGGGTGAACGCCCGCCGCATCAAACTTGCGTTTGTACATCGGGACGTTTTCATATGCGTGTTTTAAGGTCCACTTCATGCGCTCGGTTTGCAGGGCCTGCAGCTCATCAAGGGAGGCGGTTTCGATGGCATCAAGCGCTGTTGTCGATGTCATTGTCGTTGCAGTTGTCGTTGTCATAGTAGGGTACTCACATTTTTATAATTGTTCAGACACGCTCAAGGATCATGGCAATGCCCTGACCGACACCAATGCACATCGTACACAGCGCATAGCGCCCTTTACGACGGTGCAACTCGTTGCTGGCGGCCAGCGCCAGACGGGCTCCGCTCATCCCCAGGGGATGGCCTAAGGCAATCGCACCACCGTTAGGGTTAACGTGCGATGCATCGTCCGGCAGCCCCAGCTCGCGCAGGACGCCCAGCGCCTGGGAAGCAAAGGCTTCATTCAGTTCGATAACGTCCATATCGTTGATGCTCAGCCCGGCGCGCTCCAGCACGCGGCGGGTAGCAGGCACCGGACCCAGCCCCATCAGACGCGGCTCAACGCCGGCGGTGGCCATCGCCACGATGCGGGTACGCGGGGTTAAGCCCTGCGCCGCCGCCATCTCTTCGCTGGCGATAATCAGCGCCGCGGCACCGTCGTTCACGCCGGACGCGTTACCGGCGGTGACCACGCCGCCCGCGCGGAACGGGGCTTTCAGCCCGGCCAGCATCTCCAGGGTGGTGTCCGGGCGCAGATGTTCGTCATGCACCACTTCGGTGACTGCCCCTTTCTTGCCCTTAATCATCACCGGCACAATCTCCCGGGCCAGAATGCCGTTGGCCTGGGCCTGAGCGGTACGCTGCTGGCTGCGGAACGCGAAGGCGTCCTGGTCTTCCCGTGAAATCCTTAACAATTCCGCTACATTCTCTGCCGTTTCCGGCATGCTGTCAGAACCAAATTGCTGCGCCATGAGCGGGTTCACAAAACGCCAGCCGATGGTGGTATCAAAAATTTCATTCTGCCGCTGGAAGGCGCTGGTGGCTTTGCCCATCACAAACGGCGCGCGGGACATCGACTCCACGCCCCCGGCAATCATCAGGTCGCCATCACCGGCGCGAATGGCGCGGGCCGCGAAGCCAATTGCATCGAGACCAGAGCCGCACAGGCGGTTCAGGGTGGTGCCGGAGACGGTCTGCGGCAGCCCGGCCAGCAGCAGGGACATGCGCGCCACGTTACGGTTGTCTTCCCCCGCCTGGTTGGCGCAGCCAAAGATCACATCGTCGATGCGCTCCGCATCCAGACCCGGGTTACGCGCCAGCAGCTCACGCAGCGGAATAGCGCCGAGATCGTCCGCGCGAACCCCAGACAACGCACCGGCATAGCGGCCGATGGGGGTACGGATCCCGTCACAAATAAAGGCGTCACGCATTATGCTTCTCCTGTGATCGTGCCGCCGATGCGGTGGGATTTCCCACGGAACAGGGCAACGGTTTTTTGTTGTTGGTTAACGATTTCAATGTCGTACACGCCGGTCAGCTGGCCCTGATGACGCACCTGCGCTTTCGCGGTGAGCCTGTCACTGGCAAACGCCGGGCGGACAAAATCAATGGTGCATCCCGAGGCCACCGCCGCCAGTCCCTGGCTGTTGCAGGCGTAGGCGAAGGCGGTATCGGCGAGGGTAAAGAGCTGGCCGCCGTGGCAGGTTTTATGGCCGTTGAGCATCTGCGGCGTGACGGTCATGGTCAGCACCGCGACGCCGTCATCCATCTCGATAATGTCGATGCCATAGGCCTGGGCGCAGGCATCGTTTTCATACATGGCGCGGGCGTTGCGCCAGGCGTTATGACTCATAGCTACTCTCCAGAAGCGCGCGCTGGCGCAGCAGGGATGAAGGACGGTAACGCTCTTCGCCGTAGTGGCGTTGCAGGTTTTCCAGAAGGATCAGCAGACGCTGCCAGCCAAGCTGTTCTCCCCAGGCCAGCGGACCGCGCGGATAGTTCACCCCGAGGCGCATGGCGGTATCGATATCCTGTTCGCTGGCGACCCCTTTTTGCAGGGCGTCGAGGGCTTCGTTGACGATCATCGCTACCGTGCGCCAGATAATCAGGCCCGGATAATCCGCCACCTGCAGCACGCGCTTGCCCTGCTGCTGGAAATAGCGCACCGCTTTAAGGGTGGCGGCGGTCGGGTTGCTGGCGGCGGCAGCAATCACCGTCACGTCGGCTTCCTGCCTGTCGAACACCACCACCGGCTGGGCGTAGCGGTTCGCCAGCGCCTGGGCGGTCTCACCCTGAGTTTCAATCAACAGTACGCCGCCGATATCGGTGACACCGTCACTTCTCTTTTGCTGTTGCGTGACACTGTCACTACCAGCGACATGCTCAAACCAGTTCACCGCAGGCTTTTCGTTGCGCCAGTTGTAGACGCCCTGCCCGCTCTTCTTACCGAAACGCCCGGCCAGCACCAGC
This DNA window, taken from Leclercia adecarboxylata, encodes the following:
- the hrpA gene encoding ATP-dependent RNA helicase HrpA gives rise to the protein MTEQQKLTFPMLMQQLDTLMLRDKQRFARRVHGVKKVKNPDAQQAIFQEMAKEIEQAAGKVVLREAARPAIVYPENLPVSQKKQEILEAVRDHQVVIVAGETGSGKTTQLPKICMELGRGLKGLIGHTQPRRLAARTVANRIAEELQTEPGGCIGYKVRFSDHVSDNTMVKLMTDGILLAEIQQDRMLMQYDTIIIDEAHERSLNIDFLLGYLRELLPRRPDLKVIITSATIDPERFSRHFNNAPIIEVSGRTWPVEVRYRPMVEDADDTERDQLQAIFDAVDELGNESPGDILIFMSGEREIRDTADALSKRDLRHTEILPLYARLSNSEQNRVFQSHSGRRIVLATNVAETSLTVPGIKYVIDPGTARISRYSYRTKVQRLPIEPVSQASANQRKGRCGRVSEGICIRLYSEDDFLSRPEFTDPEILRTNLASVILQMTALGLGDIAAFPFVEAPDKRNIQDGVRLLEELGAITTDEQATVYKLTPMGRQLSQLPVDPRLARMVLEAQKHGCVREAMIITSALSIQDPRERPMDKQQASDEKHRRFHDKESDFLAFVNLWNYIGEQQKALSSNQFRRQCKLDFLNYLRVREWQDIYTQLRQVVKELGIPVNSEPAEYREIHIALLTGLLSHIGMKDADKQEFTGARNARFSIFPGSGLFKKPPKWTMVAELVETSRLWGRIAARIDPEWVEPVAQHLLKRSYSEPHWERAQGAVMATEKVTVYGLPVVAARKVNYSQIDPALSRELFIRHALVEGDWQTRHAFFRENLKLRSEVEELEHKTRRRDILVDDETLFEFYDQRISHDVVSARHFDSWWKKVSRETPDLLNFEKSMLIKEGAEQVSKLDYPNFWHQGNLKLRLSYQFEPGTDADGVTVHIPLPLLNQVEESGFEWQIPGLRRELIIALIKSLPKPVRRNFVPAPNYAEAFLGRATPLELPLLDSLERELRRMTGVTIDREDWHWDQVPDHLKISFRVVDDKNKKLQEGRSLTDLKEALKGKVQETLSAVADDGIEQSGLHIWSFGQLPESYEQKRGNYKVKAWPALVDERDSVAIKLFDNPQEQQQAMWRGLRRLLLLNIPSPIKYLHEKLPNKAKLGLYFNPYGKVLDLIDDCISCGVDQLIHAAGGPVWTEEGFAKLHDMVRAELNETVVNIAKQVEQILTAVFNINKRLKGRVDMTMALGLSDVKAQMAGLVYRGFVTGNGYRRLGDTLRYLQAIEKRLEKMAIDPHRDRAQMLKVEAVQQRWQQWLNKLPPARRDDEDVQEIRWMIEELRVSFFAQQLGTPYPISDKRILQAMEQISG
- the azoR gene encoding FMN-dependent NADH-azoreductase, whose translation is MSKVLVLKSSILAGYSQSGQLSDYFVEQWREQHSADEITVRDLAAQPVPVLDGELVGALRPSDAPLTPRQQEALALSDELIAELKAHDVIVINAPMYNFNIPTQLKNYFDLVARAGVTFRYTEKGPEGLVTGKRAIVLSSRGGIHKDTPTDLVAPYLSLFLGFIGITDVNFVFAEGIAYGPEVATKAQTDAKAAIDSLVAA
- a CDS encoding Hok/Gef family protein encodes the protein MLTKYALVAIVVLCCTVLGFTLLVRETLCELSVKERGMEFKAVLAYESKK
- the paaX gene encoding phenylacetic acid degradation operon negative regulatory protein PaaX, whose amino-acid sequence is MNQMSKLDAFIQHAVSSVPVSGTSLISSLYGDALSHRGGEVWLGSLAALLEGMGFGERFVRTALFRLNKEGWLDVVRIGRRSFYRLSDKGLRLTRRAETKIYRAELPAWDGKWLLLLSEGMDKATLADVKKQLIWQGFGTLAPSLMASPSQQLADVQTLLHEAGVADNVICFEAHSPLALSRAALRARVEECWQLSEQNLMYETFIDSFRPVLPLLREATPEELTPERCFQIQLLLIHFYRRVVLKDPLLPEELLPSHWAGQTARQLCINIYQRVAPGALAFVSEKGETSVGELPSPGTSYWQRFGGLTPA
- the paaK gene encoding phenylacetate--CoA ligase PaaK translates to MTSTTALDAIETASLDELQALQTERMKWTLKHAYENVPMYKRKFDAAGVHPDDFKELADIRKFPCTTKQDLRDNYPFDTFAVPMEQVVRIHASSGTTGKPTVVGYTQNDIDNWANIVARSLRAAGGSAKDKIHVAYGYGLFTGGLGAHYGAERLGATVIPMSGGQTEKQAQLIRDFQPDMIMVTPSYCLNLIEELERQMGGDASKCSLRVGVFGAEPWTLAMRREIEKRLGITALDIYGLSEVMGPGVAMECIETADGPTIWEDHFYPEIVNPNDGTPLADGEQGELLFTTLTKEALPVIRYRTRDLTRLLPGTARTMRRMDRISGRSDDMLIIRGVNVFPSQLEEEIVKFEHLSPHYQLEVNRRGHLDSLSVKVELKESSLTLTHEQRCNVCHQLRHRIKSMVGISTDVTIVNCGSIPRSEGKACRVFDLRKAAANG
- the pcaF gene encoding 3-oxoadipyl-CoA thiolase — translated: MRDAFICDGIRTPIGRYAGALSGVRADDLGAIPLRELLARNPGLDAERIDDVIFGCANQAGEDNRNVARMSLLLAGLPQTVSGTTLNRLCGSGLDAIGFAARAIRAGDGDLMIAGGVESMSRAPFVMGKATSAFQRQNEIFDTTIGWRFVNPLMAQQFGSDSMPETAENVAELLRISREDQDAFAFRSQQRTAQAQANGILAREIVPVMIKGKKGAVTEVVHDEHLRPDTTLEMLAGLKAPFRAGGVVTAGNASGVNDGAAALIIASEEMAAAQGLTPRTRIVAMATAGVEPRLMGLGPVPATRRVLERAGLSINDMDVIELNEAFASQALGVLRELGLPDDASHVNPNGGAIALGHPLGMSGARLALAASNELHRRKGRYALCTMCIGVGQGIAMILERV
- the paaI gene encoding hydroxyphenylacetyl-CoA thioesterase PaaI — its product is MSHNAWRNARAMYENDACAQAYGIDIIEMDDGVAVLTMTVTPQMLNGHKTCHGGQLFTLADTAFAYACNSQGLAAVASGCTIDFVRPAFASDRLTAKAQVRHQGQLTGVYDIEIVNQQQKTVALFRGKSHRIGGTITGEA